The Thermoplasma acidophilum DSM 1728 genome includes a window with the following:
- a CDS encoding ABC transporter ATP-binding protein, which yields MDEDLIKDNAMQRARAAQYVLSAVGIDFSYENGYKVFENVNIDVGQNEFVAIVGPSGIGKSTLLRILGGFLKPDRGMVYLFGRPIVRPTPDIILIHQSIVTFPWLTALENVMLSLKVRNVSDDEAEKAARNALEMVGLQGFEDLYPKEMSGGMRQRVAIARALAASPLVFLMDEPFAHLDELTAEGLRQDIYNILFSPDTPLKGVVLVSHNLTEVVELADEIYVLNNVPATVVGKVHVDLPRPRNPRSEEFNQILDALYNYLTPPKVRKL from the coding sequence ATGGACGAGGATCTCATTAAGGATAATGCAATGCAACGAGCCAGAGCTGCCCAGTATGTTCTAAGCGCTGTGGGCATTGATTTTTCCTATGAAAATGGATACAAGGTATTCGAAAATGTGAATATTGATGTGGGCCAGAATGAATTTGTTGCGATAGTTGGTCCATCAGGAATTGGAAAATCCACCCTTTTGAGGATACTCGGTGGATTTCTGAAGCCGGACCGTGGAATGGTGTATCTCTTTGGAAGGCCCATAGTGAGGCCCACTCCAGATATAATACTGATTCACCAGTCCATAGTTACCTTCCCATGGCTGACCGCACTTGAAAATGTGATGCTTTCATTGAAGGTAAGAAACGTTTCAGACGACGAAGCAGAGAAGGCGGCCAGAAACGCTCTCGAAATGGTAGGGCTACAGGGGTTTGAGGATCTTTATCCAAAGGAGATGAGCGGTGGCATGAGGCAGAGGGTGGCAATCGCACGCGCCCTGGCTGCAAGCCCGCTTGTTTTCCTCATGGACGAGCCATTTGCGCATCTCGACGAACTCACAGCAGAGGGTCTCAGGCAGGACATATACAACATACTGTTCAGTCCGGATACCCCACTAAAGGGTGTCGTCCTCGTTTCGCACAACCTTACGGAGGTTGTTGAGTTAGCCGATGAAATATATGTTCTAAATAACGTGCCGGCAACAGTGGTTGGAAAGGTGCATGTGGACCTTCCAAGGCCCAGGAATCCCAGGAGTGAGGAATTCAACCAGATCCTGGATGCCCTGTACAACTATCTTACGCCTCCAAAGGTGAGGAAACTATGA
- a CDS encoding homoserine dehydrogenase — protein sequence MKEIRIILMGTGNVGLNVLRIIDASNRRRSAFSIKVVGVSDSRSYASGRNLDISSIISNKEKTGRISDRAFSGPEDLMGEAADLLVDCTPASRDGVREYSLYRMAFESGMNVVTANKSGLANKWHDIMDSANQNSKYIRYEATVAGGVPLFSVLDYSILPSKVKRFRGIVSSTINYVIRNMANGRSLRDVVDDAIKKGIAESNPQDDLNGLDAARKSVILVNHIFGTEYTLNDVEYSGVDERSYNANDRLVTEVYVDDRRPVAVSRIISLNKDDFLMSIGMDGLGYQIETDSNGTVNVSDIYDGPYETAGAVVNDILLLSKVQK from the coding sequence ATGAAGGAAATCAGAATAATACTGATGGGAACAGGAAACGTCGGCCTTAACGTTCTCAGAATAATAGATGCGAGCAATCGGAGAAGATCTGCATTTAGTATTAAGGTGGTTGGAGTATCAGATTCTCGAAGCTATGCTTCTGGGAGAAATCTGGATATCTCGAGCATAATATCCAATAAAGAGAAGACTGGCAGAATATCGGATCGAGCATTCTCCGGTCCGGAAGATCTCATGGGCGAAGCTGCCGATTTGCTCGTTGACTGCACCCCTGCGTCGAGAGACGGTGTTCGTGAATATTCACTTTACAGAATGGCGTTCGAATCCGGCATGAACGTTGTCACGGCAAACAAATCCGGGTTAGCTAATAAATGGCATGATATCATGGATTCCGCAAACCAGAATTCGAAGTATATACGGTATGAAGCTACGGTTGCTGGTGGTGTGCCCCTTTTCAGTGTCCTTGATTACTCAATCCTGCCTTCAAAGGTAAAGCGGTTCAGGGGCATCGTGAGCTCTACGATCAACTATGTAATCAGGAACATGGCAAATGGAAGATCTCTGAGGGATGTTGTTGATGATGCAATAAAAAAGGGCATCGCAGAAAGCAATCCGCAGGATGACCTGAATGGTCTGGATGCTGCCAGAAAGAGTGTGATACTTGTGAACCATATATTTGGAACGGAATACACACTGAACGATGTTGAATATTCCGGTGTTGATGAGAGATCATACAATGCGAACGATCGCCTTGTCACAGAGGTGTACGTTGATGATCGCAGGCCAGTTGCAGTATCGCGCATCATCTCCCTGAATAAGGACGACTTCCTGATGAGCATCGGGATGGATGGTCTTGGCTATCAGATTGAAACCGACAGCAACGGTACTGTGAACGTAAGTGATATATACGATGGCCCATATGAAACAGCCGGCGCGGTGGTGAACGATATATTACTTTTATCAAAGGTGCAGAAATAA
- a CDS encoding Snf7 family protein encodes MVLFKFGKSEEEKMLERRSRINKWKSDIDRAIRQYEKNREMNIQNAKISLKDGNIEKARVFASNIVSLESAIRGLKDYKLFLENIDLNLQFADTTKKVWASLKEGSEDLLKSQLTEKQVIQMQQNVEKIISASDQIQERLSSQLDQITTAVNQRGEYNPESVDKILSSLSGESQKPQEKQAAQEPAESSSTDKDLEDLLKSLGGVKSNDDQNK; translated from the coding sequence ATGGTGTTATTCAAGTTTGGAAAGAGTGAAGAGGAAAAAATGCTGGAAAGGCGTTCCAGGATAAACAAGTGGAAATCCGATATAGACCGTGCAATCAGGCAGTATGAGAAGAACAGGGAGATGAACATACAGAACGCCAAGATATCACTGAAGGATGGGAATATAGAAAAAGCCCGCGTCTTTGCTTCAAACATAGTTTCGCTGGAGAGTGCCATACGTGGCCTGAAGGATTACAAGCTTTTCCTTGAAAATATAGACCTGAACCTTCAGTTTGCGGATACGACAAAGAAGGTGTGGGCATCCCTCAAGGAGGGATCGGAGGATCTCCTGAAGAGCCAGCTGACAGAAAAGCAGGTAATTCAGATGCAGCAGAATGTAGAGAAAATAATATCGGCTTCGGATCAGATACAGGAGAGGCTGAGCAGCCAGCTTGATCAGATAACCACTGCGGTCAACCAGAGAGGCGAGTACAATCCAGAAAGTGTCGATAAAATACTGTCGTCACTGTCTGGTGAATCGCAGAAGCCTCAGGAGAAGCAGGCAGCCCAGGAACCTGCTGAATCATCGTCTACCGACAAGGATCTTGAAGATCTGCTTAAATCACTTGGTGGCGTGAAAAGCAACGATGATCAGAACAAATGA
- a CDS encoding Gfo/Idh/MocA family protein, with protein sequence MKVNIIGLNGFGKRHIEAWSKLDVDIEITERKAEVVRDLLSRYDIVKVNSSLEEAFNSDAEIFDLVLPHNLHHDVTVKSLAMGKHVMVEKPIATDISDAREMIRTAVQNRRKFMVADQYYFDPSVWKAKEIMDSGKIGSVHTIIIRDQRKYNWHGWRSQASIMGGGPLIDGGIHFIDTMLNLAGEYISVRSNFYRSVASIEEPDTVEAIFKFKDGSNGLFFYSWGYPYPPSLPSFEIIGTDGSILEDLRSKPSNFEAPKGKRAYGDPLLNGDLIDLGPHDIFVDEASGFLKSVVDDTPVPFDPELALRDLRAVKDIYANSI encoded by the coding sequence ATGAAGGTAAATATAATAGGTCTCAATGGGTTTGGAAAGCGCCATATAGAAGCCTGGTCGAAGCTTGATGTTGATATAGAAATAACAGAAAGAAAAGCTGAGGTGGTCAGGGATCTTCTGTCCAGGTATGATATAGTCAAGGTGAACAGCAGCCTGGAAGAAGCCTTCAATTCGGATGCAGAGATATTCGATCTTGTGCTGCCACACAACCTTCACCACGATGTAACGGTCAAATCCCTGGCCATGGGAAAGCACGTCATGGTGGAGAAACCCATCGCCACTGATATTTCAGACGCCAGGGAAATGATAAGAACGGCGGTCCAAAACAGACGAAAATTCATGGTTGCCGATCAGTATTATTTCGATCCCAGTGTCTGGAAAGCCAAAGAGATCATGGATTCCGGAAAGATCGGATCTGTCCACACGATCATAATAAGGGACCAGAGAAAGTACAACTGGCATGGATGGAGATCGCAGGCATCCATCATGGGTGGCGGTCCGCTGATAGACGGCGGAATACATTTCATCGACACCATGCTCAACCTTGCCGGAGAATACATCTCTGTGCGTTCGAACTTCTACCGTTCGGTGGCCTCCATAGAGGAACCTGACACGGTGGAAGCTATTTTCAAATTTAAAGATGGTTCCAACGGCCTTTTCTTCTATTCATGGGGTTATCCATATCCTCCCTCGCTGCCATCCTTCGAGATCATCGGAACTGATGGAAGCATACTTGAGGATCTCAGGAGCAAGCCCAGCAATTTTGAGGCACCAAAGGGAAAAAGGGCCTATGGAGATCCATTACTCAACGGAGACCTCATAGACCTCGGCCCGCACGATATCTTTGTTGACGAAGCATCGGGATTTCTGAAGAGCGTGGTTGATGATACGCCTGTACCGTTCGACCCGGAATTGGCCCTCAGAGATCTGAGGGCTGTGAAGGACATCTATGCAAACAGCATATGA
- a CDS encoding DUF211 domain-containing protein — MDLNIRRVVLDVDKGLNRPTLVELAAAIEKVQGVEAVNIIVTEMDMETMGTNITVEGTNINYDELIETIENTGSAIHSVDEIAVGKRLIENVRRNQN, encoded by the coding sequence ATGGATTTGAATATACGCCGTGTGGTGCTTGATGTTGACAAGGGCCTGAATAGACCGACCCTGGTTGAACTTGCCGCCGCAATAGAGAAGGTTCAGGGAGTTGAAGCTGTGAACATAATCGTCACGGAGATGGATATGGAGACCATGGGAACGAACATAACCGTTGAAGGTACAAACATAAACTACGATGAACTTATAGAGACTATTGAAAATACAGGTTCCGCCATACATTCAGTTGATGAAATCGCGGTGGGCAAGAGGCTCATTGAAAACGTGAGGAGAAACCAGAATTGA
- a CDS encoding cation:proton antiporter, which produces MITAILTQILILLSVSMLLGVLLDRFRIPEVVAYIVSGIIVGAGVLRIIMPSQTISDIESISLFFIILSIGVEANTEYIYGNLKRSILFTISGFIFPMILGLAVLNFISPFGFIPSFVVSLSVSVPSISIISVLLMKYDLLKVNGGRLILSSVVLTDIVAFIMLSATTENVYHVLESLGFVILFFVVIAIFDIIIRRRAIGIMAWIEKREEKTNMEYILFSMIIIAGLLVSIIFEVIGITYVLGSFFAGILIHEASVGEKYHRILVNTLKRINDSFFIPLFFSIAGISVVFPHLDTFIIFLPALIVIIVSGTLLNYALSKRFIRSITPLTTMSVLGGRGAVGVIIAAIAYDTGIITSIQYSLAILGTVLISLIITPLISLAVARRDGEMGHANARRE; this is translated from the coding sequence GTGATAACTGCCATCCTGACACAGATACTGATACTGTTATCTGTATCGATGCTTCTGGGCGTTCTGCTGGACAGGTTCAGAATACCTGAGGTTGTGGCGTACATAGTCTCTGGTATCATCGTCGGCGCAGGGGTTCTCCGTATAATCATGCCATCACAGACCATTTCCGATATCGAGAGCATATCGCTTTTCTTCATAATACTGTCCATAGGTGTTGAGGCAAATACGGAGTACATATATGGTAACCTCAAGAGATCCATTCTCTTCACCATATCCGGCTTCATATTCCCAATGATACTTGGCCTTGCGGTATTGAATTTCATCAGCCCATTCGGATTTATACCATCATTTGTTGTTTCGCTTTCGGTCAGTGTGCCGTCAATTTCCATAATATCAGTTCTTCTCATGAAGTATGATCTGCTCAAGGTAAACGGTGGCCGACTCATTCTGTCTTCGGTTGTACTGACCGATATAGTCGCCTTCATAATGCTGTCGGCTACTACGGAGAATGTTTACCACGTCCTGGAATCGCTTGGCTTTGTCATTCTCTTTTTCGTCGTTATAGCGATATTTGATATCATCATAAGGCGGAGGGCCATCGGCATAATGGCCTGGATAGAAAAGAGAGAGGAAAAGACCAACATGGAGTATATCCTCTTTTCCATGATCATAATAGCCGGGCTGCTTGTGTCCATAATCTTTGAGGTAATAGGCATAACCTACGTGCTCGGTTCCTTCTTCGCTGGCATACTGATACACGAAGCTTCTGTTGGGGAAAAATACCACCGCATTCTCGTGAATACATTGAAAAGGATCAACGACTCATTCTTCATTCCTCTGTTTTTCTCAATAGCTGGAATCAGCGTGGTTTTTCCACATTTGGACACGTTCATCATATTCCTGCCCGCGTTGATCGTCATAATCGTATCTGGAACGCTTCTAAATTATGCACTATCGAAGAGATTCATAAGGAGTATAACCCCCCTCACGACCATGTCTGTACTTGGAGGAAGAGGGGCTGTCGGTGTGATAATAGCAGCGATAGCCTATGACACAGGCATCATCACCTCAATACAGTATTCGCTTGCAATTCTTGGGACGGTTCTCATATCCTTAATAATAACCCCCTTGATCTCACTTGCTGTTGCCCGACGTGACGGCGAAATGGGCCATGCGAATGCACGAAGGGAATGA
- a CDS encoding helix-turn-helix transcriptional regulator, whose translation MDQERIQDSYPTESRILMALKKSDGMTLQEIAQQMGLSKMAILKHMQVLENRHLVERRIAKGDMGRPFYRFYLLRDSSEAFGSSGDKVLTDLIDFLDSTGNRDLVVKFLEKRYKDVAESYRLIIGGVRDDERVEKLTQLRYEENYVPELKKVGNGKYELLEYNCPIFTVSRKFGEACALECHLFESVLGMKVVSSHTQVNGHGTCKFIIEREKKEP comes from the coding sequence ATGGATCAGGAACGGATTCAGGACAGCTATCCTACGGAATCAAGGATACTGATGGCACTCAAGAAATCAGATGGAATGACTCTTCAGGAGATTGCCCAGCAGATGGGCCTATCAAAGATGGCCATACTGAAACACATGCAGGTCCTTGAGAACAGGCACCTGGTAGAAAGAAGAATAGCCAAGGGCGATATGGGAAGGCCCTTTTACAGGTTTTACCTCCTCAGAGATTCCTCCGAGGCCTTTGGGTCCTCTGGTGATAAGGTTCTCACAGATCTCATCGACTTTCTTGACAGCACGGGCAACAGAGACCTGGTTGTAAAATTCCTTGAGAAGCGGTACAAAGATGTTGCAGAATCCTACAGGCTAATAATCGGAGGGGTTAGGGACGATGAAAGAGTGGAAAAGCTCACACAACTGCGGTATGAAGAGAATTATGTTCCTGAACTGAAGAAGGTAGGAAACGGTAAGTACGAACTGCTAGAGTACAACTGCCCCATCTTCACTGTGTCTAGAAAGTTCGGGGAGGCTTGTGCTTTGGAATGCCATCTATTCGAATCTGTCCTCGGTATGAAAGTTGTGTCATCGCACACGCAGGTCAATGGCCATGGCACGTGCAAATTCATCATAGAACGAGAGAAAAAGGAGCCCTGA
- a CDS encoding MFS transporter, which produces MNSNRRNKTLFNASKVVFISSSIPVEIYTIFLLSSSDGGKIIFGLLMMGSLAILIGLQPAIGRMIDAVKRRTLIRWLQLSSLVIEVFIFIAWYLNAVPSIILLSGFLMYVDVSEAFYFNAMSALLQTISGTGSYVRSNGLSEISGQLPSMIGPAMAIPVLHFLGPRISLLLSASLASVSLLLISFLNEDYIPPRRVRGRNDKMAGTISVIMAFPKQVVLIYLLNFPFIMVMVGNLVKPVFIVSVLHGGVADLSLSEMGYAAFAAMTGLFMSIFPVKNEMASAFLFFSIYLAGIILMPFASEFAIYMILQSLHGIGNPGTRISRNSFVMRHVPRELHGRFSSSVSMFSNITRISILAVFTAEINLVSPVDLLLTMGIITAAALLMAAVLKRSVDMRPLSSGIPLPVK; this is translated from the coding sequence ATGAATTCGAACAGGAGGAACAAGACTCTCTTCAATGCATCCAAGGTCGTGTTTATTTCATCAAGCATCCCAGTTGAAATATATACGATATTCCTTCTGAGCTCCAGCGACGGGGGCAAGATCATCTTTGGCCTGCTGATGATGGGTTCTCTCGCCATACTGATAGGCCTTCAGCCGGCAATTGGCCGTATGATAGATGCAGTAAAGAGAAGAACACTGATACGCTGGTTGCAGCTATCATCACTTGTCATAGAGGTTTTCATTTTCATAGCCTGGTATCTAAATGCAGTACCATCGATCATACTTCTTTCCGGATTCCTGATGTACGTGGACGTGAGCGAAGCCTTCTACTTCAATGCAATGAGCGCACTTCTCCAGACCATTTCTGGAACAGGATCGTATGTCAGATCCAACGGGTTATCCGAAATATCCGGTCAGCTTCCATCCATGATCGGACCTGCAATGGCCATTCCTGTTTTGCACTTTCTGGGCCCCAGAATCTCGCTTCTACTTTCAGCGTCGCTGGCATCTGTTTCCCTGTTGCTGATATCGTTCTTAAATGAGGATTACATACCACCGAGGCGTGTCAGAGGACGCAATGATAAGATGGCCGGGACAATATCCGTTATCATGGCGTTTCCAAAGCAGGTTGTCCTGATCTACCTCCTGAATTTCCCTTTCATAATGGTCATGGTCGGCAATCTGGTGAAACCCGTGTTCATAGTGAGTGTCCTGCATGGCGGGGTTGCTGACCTTTCCCTATCTGAAATGGGATATGCTGCATTTGCGGCCATGACCGGTCTCTTCATGTCAATTTTTCCGGTCAAGAATGAGATGGCCAGTGCTTTCCTATTCTTCTCCATATATCTGGCTGGGATCATTCTGATGCCCTTTGCCTCTGAATTTGCGATCTATATGATACTACAGAGCCTGCATGGAATTGGAAATCCAGGGACAAGGATAAGCAGAAACTCGTTTGTGATGAGGCATGTGCCCAGGGAGCTCCATGGCAGGTTCTCTTCCAGTGTATCAATGTTTTCCAACATAACTAGAATAAGCATCCTTGCAGTGTTCACAGCTGAGATAAATCTGGTAAGTCCAGTTGATCTTCTGCTGACAATGGGAATCATAACGGCTGCGGCGCTTCTCATGGCCGCCGTTCTTAAAAGATCCGTGGACATGAGGCCGCTCTCTTCGGGCATTCCACTGCCGGTAAAGTGA
- a CDS encoding MFS transporter, which yields MELTSDSTFNLANIISARAFLSFSYGFLNVLVSLYLHHIGYSLFTVGVILGSAIVISSILTFFMAMLADHYGRKSLLIVLYLIFAVSAFGFLVSKEMFILILLSGLGSFTGSGGGPIGSGGAFGAVQTALITEFTEKNRFSRVLSTASAVGLLASSAGSFLIDVVERIGGDVYRLFYLAGIMGIVGMLITVFLNDNGIRSRKLLPSISWKKMIRLSIPTIPNGIGAGFVSPIFSLWFHLRFGISSGEIGVIFGISNIFVLIFMIVIPRIIRSESELNAIVWTRAASSMLLVALAFIPFLQIAALVYILRQGLQMGAVPVRQSFSMGIVDSTERATASGVTSMTRTGFSAVSPPLAGDLLSISSIYPPLIGGIITAADPLLYYMLFRDSFRRKS from the coding sequence ATGGAATTGACTTCTGATTCTACTTTCAACCTTGCTAACATCATATCCGCCAGGGCGTTCCTGAGTTTTAGCTATGGTTTCTTGAATGTACTCGTGAGTCTCTACCTTCACCATATCGGATATTCGCTGTTCACTGTTGGTGTAATCCTGGGTTCTGCCATTGTGATCAGTTCCATCCTGACCTTTTTCATGGCCATGCTTGCCGACCACTATGGCCGAAAGTCATTGCTGATAGTTCTCTATCTTATATTTGCGGTTTCTGCTTTCGGTTTTCTCGTCTCAAAGGAGATGTTCATCCTCATTCTGCTCAGCGGTCTTGGAAGCTTCACTGGATCCGGCGGCGGGCCAATAGGATCCGGAGGCGCATTTGGAGCGGTACAGACTGCACTGATAACGGAATTCACAGAGAAGAACAGATTTTCAAGGGTACTTTCTACCGCATCGGCTGTTGGGCTTTTGGCCTCGAGCGCTGGATCCTTTCTGATCGATGTTGTTGAGAGGATAGGCGGTGATGTCTACAGGCTCTTCTATCTGGCGGGCATCATGGGCATTGTCGGTATGCTTATCACGGTTTTTCTCAATGATAACGGCATCAGAAGCAGAAAGCTGCTTCCGTCGATATCCTGGAAAAAGATGATACGACTCTCGATTCCGACCATACCAAATGGAATAGGGGCTGGATTCGTATCCCCAATCTTTTCACTGTGGTTTCATCTGAGATTTGGAATATCGTCGGGCGAAATAGGCGTGATATTCGGTATATCAAATATATTTGTATTGATTTTTATGATAGTCATACCTAGGATCATCAGGTCGGAATCAGAGCTGAACGCCATCGTGTGGACAAGAGCGGCATCATCCATGCTCCTCGTTGCACTGGCTTTTATACCATTTCTTCAGATTGCCGCGCTGGTTTATATATTGAGGCAGGGATTGCAGATGGGCGCTGTTCCGGTTCGCCAGTCATTCTCGATGGGCATCGTTGACAGCACTGAGAGAGCCACAGCTTCAGGAGTTACATCTATGACCCGAACCGGTTTCTCTGCGGTTTCTCCGCCCTTGGCCGGTGACCTGCTTTCCATAAGCAGTATCTATCCGCCACTGATCGGTGGGATAATAACCGCAGCCGATCCGCTTCTCTACTACATGCTCTTCAGAGACTCCTTCAGGAGGAAATCCTGA
- a CDS encoding glycine C-acetyltransferase, giving the protein MQRLSWVEEELSALKAEGRYVPIRTIESAQGSWVTIGGKKVLNMCSNNYLGFANHPETKKAAIEAIEQYGVGAGAVRSIAGTDEIHARLEEKIAKFKHMESALVYQGGLLANVGTIPALVGKDDVIFSEELNHASIIDGTRLSSAKRIVYKHLSVEDLEKQIRENRSAFKKALVITDGVFSMDGDIAPLPEITEVAEKNDVMVYVDDAHGEGVLGDHGRGIVNYFHLEDRVDIEMGTFSKALGSMGGFVAGSADLIDLLKQKARPFLFSSALNPGDAAAVLKAIEILEKDDSLIKKLWHNSDILKKSLSDVGYNTGHSKTPITPVIIGDEKKTVELSKMLYDEKDVFASPIVYPTVPKGTARIRLMPSAVHTDADIKVAVDAFTDLGKKLHII; this is encoded by the coding sequence ATGCAAAGATTGAGCTGGGTGGAGGAAGAGCTCTCAGCCCTGAAGGCTGAGGGAAGATACGTCCCGATAAGAACGATAGAGAGTGCTCAGGGTTCATGGGTAACAATAGGGGGCAAGAAAGTACTGAACATGTGTTCAAACAACTACCTCGGTTTTGCAAATCATCCGGAGACGAAGAAGGCAGCAATTGAGGCCATTGAGCAGTACGGTGTTGGGGCCGGTGCGGTTAGATCCATAGCCGGCACGGATGAGATACATGCTAGGCTGGAGGAGAAGATAGCCAAGTTCAAGCATATGGAATCGGCACTGGTGTATCAGGGCGGTCTTCTGGCCAATGTTGGAACCATACCGGCACTAGTCGGAAAGGATGACGTCATATTCTCAGAAGAGCTGAATCATGCGAGCATTATCGACGGCACAAGGCTGAGCTCTGCCAAGAGGATAGTGTACAAGCACCTTTCCGTAGAGGACCTGGAAAAGCAGATCAGGGAAAACCGTTCCGCCTTCAAGAAGGCACTGGTGATAACGGATGGTGTCTTCAGCATGGACGGAGACATTGCGCCATTGCCCGAGATCACGGAGGTCGCGGAGAAAAACGATGTTATGGTCTATGTGGACGATGCCCACGGAGAGGGTGTGCTTGGCGATCATGGCAGGGGAATTGTCAACTACTTCCATCTGGAGGATCGTGTTGATATTGAGATGGGTACATTCTCGAAGGCGCTGGGTTCAATGGGCGGTTTTGTTGCAGGTTCTGCAGATCTAATAGATCTTCTCAAGCAGAAGGCCAGGCCTTTCTTGTTCAGCAGTGCGCTTAATCCGGGCGATGCAGCCGCCGTTCTCAAGGCGATAGAGATACTGGAGAAGGACGATTCTCTGATAAAGAAACTGTGGCACAATTCGGATATATTGAAAAAATCGCTCTCTGATGTTGGCTATAATACCGGACACAGCAAGACCCCAATAACGCCGGTCATAATAGGCGATGAAAAGAAGACTGTGGAGCTGAGCAAGATGCTGTACGATGAGAAGGATGTCTTTGCTTCCCCCATAGTGTATCCTACCGTGCCAAAGGGTACTGCCAGGATAAGGCTCATGCCGTCCGCTGTACACACGGACGCTGACATAAAGGTAGCTGTTGACGCATTCACAGATCTCGGCAAAAAGTTGCATATAATATGA
- the rpsB gene encoding 30S ribosomal protein S2, which yields MDEEMLIPEEEYQKSGVHIGTQVKSSDMKPYIFKIRNDGLYILDVKKTNSKLIVAGKMLARFEPQDILVVAQRQYAFRPVAKFAEVTGATAITGRFNPGTLTNPSLKFYKEVKVIIVTDPLADVQAMKEAVKIGIPIIALCDANNKTDFVDLIIPTNNKGRRSLAVIYWLLAREILKNRGTITSYDQFKYTIDDFEAQI from the coding sequence ATGGATGAAGAGATGCTAATTCCAGAGGAAGAGTACCAGAAATCAGGAGTGCATATAGGTACCCAGGTAAAGTCCAGCGATATGAAGCCATACATATTCAAGATAAGGAATGACGGGCTTTACATTCTCGACGTCAAGAAAACAAACAGCAAGCTTATAGTGGCCGGCAAGATGCTGGCACGCTTCGAGCCGCAGGACATACTTGTTGTGGCTCAGAGGCAGTATGCCTTCAGACCCGTCGCAAAATTCGCGGAGGTCACAGGTGCCACAGCGATCACGGGTAGGTTCAATCCCGGTACGCTTACAAACCCAAGCCTGAAATTCTACAAGGAGGTAAAGGTAATAATCGTTACAGATCCGCTTGCAGATGTCCAGGCCATGAAGGAGGCCGTGAAGATAGGCATTCCAATAATAGCCCTCTGTGATGCAAACAACAAGACCGATTTCGTGGATCTGATAATACCCACCAACAACAAGGGAAGGAGATCGCTGGCCGTTATCTACTGGTTGCTCGCCAGAGAGATTCTGAAGAACAGGGGGACGATAACCAGCTACGATCAGTTCAAGTACACAATAGATGATTTCGAGGCCCAGATTTAA
- the endA gene encoding tRNA-intron lyase, with protein sequence MEQGICGSHVFFIEDGKSKNYIIGKYKIGYLSGDNLILDPYECLYLYFKGRISFQNSDSFRDLFDTVTFDRYVAYEILKNKGYRVKEDSGLIYFRKGTEKPLSLRVMREYDRIQFSDLVENPVDYYFTVDEEGDPTVYSSQEIFPAGRNLVSPVSAPVVRMGGRSFGAGDLEWWIGTAFHGFRLLTENEANYISGNHSASQVDMVYSDLVGRGCIVKTGFKYGANFRVYLGRDSQHAEYLVSVMPEEERWYSISRGVRVASSVRKTMIYASIYKNEVRYVALKRVKDII encoded by the coding sequence ATGGAACAGGGTATCTGTGGATCTCATGTCTTTTTTATAGAGGACGGGAAGAGCAAGAACTACATAATCGGAAAATACAAGATCGGCTATCTCAGCGGCGATAACCTGATCCTGGATCCATATGAATGCCTTTACCTGTATTTCAAGGGCAGGATAAGTTTTCAGAACAGCGATTCCTTCAGGGATCTCTTCGACACAGTCACTTTTGACAGGTATGTTGCCTATGAGATCCTGAAAAATAAGGGATACCGTGTGAAGGAGGATTCTGGGCTGATCTACTTCAGAAAGGGTACGGAGAAGCCACTCAGCCTCAGGGTCATGCGGGAATACGATCGGATACAATTTTCCGATCTGGTGGAGAATCCTGTGGATTATTACTTCACCGTCGATGAGGAGGGCGATCCCACAGTGTACTCATCCCAGGAGATATTTCCTGCCGGTAGGAATCTGGTATCGCCTGTATCCGCGCCCGTGGTGAGAATGGGTGGAAGAAGCTTTGGAGCGGGGGATCTGGAGTGGTGGATCGGAACAGCATTCCATGGTTTCAGACTCCTGACGGAAAATGAGGCCAACTACATATCCGGAAACCACAGCGCTTCGCAGGTCGATATGGTATATTCGGATCTAGTCGGCAGGGGATGCATCGTCAAGACAGGTTTCAAGTACGGCGCAAATTTCAGAGTCTACCTTGGCAGGGACAGTCAGCATGCTGAATATCTTGTAAGCGTAATGCCGGAAGAGGAGAGATGGTACTCCATAAGCAGGGGAGTAAGGGTTGCATCGAGCGTCAGAAAGACCATGATCTACGCAAGCATATATAAAAATGAAGTTAGATATGTGGCCCTGAAAAGGGTGAAAGATATTATTTAA